One genomic region from Bactrocera tryoni isolate S06 chromosome 3, CSIRO_BtryS06_freeze2, whole genome shotgun sequence encodes:
- the LOC120770931 gene encoding protein king tubby has protein sequence MSAVSSRNQKMEQQRLLMEAYIRQKRASPGMVQASDLQITRPMSGLRTSTATGRELHAYDGPMQFISSPHNPDQLLSNTTGVTATNTNATTVNASHNATSTNGRQHGVSFTNNMRPRTAQMTGHIINQDDLIEEISSHELEDDESSPVNHVSSNGQRQKQRQQQQLQQHQQRSYSHDQDSSTLDEDDYVNRNIEEAAPVMPLNHSIANSIASQTNTTTNSAVGVRSTSAHSTGAGSANNTANYSNSAQQTNSSADASGEPEGDLVGNIEQFVMQPASQGVLFKCRITRDRKGMDRGLFPIYYLHLERDYGKKIFLLGGRKRKKSKTSNYIISCDPTDLSRNAEGFCGKLRSNVFGTSFTVFDNGNKDSTENPRLDLAVIIYDTNILGFKGPRNMTVILPGMTEEDQRVKISSADPKQQGILDLWKVKNMDTIVELHNKTPVWNDETQSYVLNFHGRVTQASVKNFQLVHDSDPDYIVMQFGRTSEDVFTMDYRYPLCALQAFAIALSSFDGKIACE, from the exons CGTCTGCTAATGGAAGCGTATATACGACAAAAGCGCGCCTCGCCGGGCATGGTGCAGGCAAGTGACTTACAAATAACCCGTCCCATGTCGGGGCTGCGCACATCAACGGCCACTGGCCGCGAGCTGCATGCCTACGATGGTCCAATGCAATTCATCAGTTCGCCACACAATCCCGATCAATTATTAAGTAACACCACCGGCGTCACAGCTACGAATACGAACGCGACCACCGTCAACGCCAGCCACAATGCGACCAGCACGAATGGTCGTCAGCATGGTGTCAGCTTTACGAACAATATGCGCCCGCGGACAGCCCAGATGACAGGACATATCATCAATCAGGAtg ATTTAATCGAAGAGATTTCCTCACACGAACTCGAAGATGACGAAAGCAGTCCCGTCAATCATGTGAGCAGCAATGGGCAACGGCAAaagcaacgccaacaacaacaattacaacaacatcaacaacgtTCATATAGCCACGATCAGGATAGCAGCACATTGGACGAAGATGATTATGTGAATCGGAATATCGAGGAAGCGGCACCCGTCATGCCATTGAATCACAGCATCGCCAATAGCATCGCATCACAAACCAACACCACCACCAATTCGGCCGTCGGTGTACGCAGCACTTCGGCGCACTCGACCGGCGCCGGTTCGGCTAATAACACTGCCAACTATTCGAACAGTGCGCAGCAAACGAATTCGTCAGCGGACGCCAGTGGCGAACCGGAGGGTGATCTGGTCGGCAACATCGAACAGTTCGTCATGCAGCCAGCGTCACAGGGTGTGCTTTTCAAGTGTCGCATAACGCGTGATCGCAAAGGCATGGATCGTGGCCTATTTCCGATCTATTATTTGCACTTGGAGCGCGATTATGGCAAGAAAATATTTCTCTTGGGCG gaCGCAAGCGAAAGAAGAGCAAAACATCCAATTATATTATCAGCTGTGATCCTACGGACTTGTCACGTAACGCCGAGGGTTTTTGTGGAAAATTGCGTTCGAATGTGTTCGGCACCTCCTTTACCGTGTTCGATAATGGCAACAAAGATAGCACGGAAAATCCCCGACTCGATTTGGCGGTGATCATCTAT GACACCAATATTCTCGGTTTCAAAGGTCCACGCAATATGACCGTGATACTGCCCGGCATGACGGAGGAGGATCAACGCGTGAAAATCAGCTCGGCCGATCCCAAACAACAGGGTATACTAGACTTATGGAAAGTTAAG AACATGGACACCATCGTTGAGCTGCACAACAAGACACCCGTATGGAATGATGAGACACAATcgtatgttttaaattttcacggGCGCGTCACACAAGCATCGGTTAAGAATTTCCAACTCGTACACGATTCGGATCCCGATTATATAGTCATGCAGTTCGGGCGCACCTCCGAAGACGTCTTCACCATGGACTATCGCTATCCGCTGTGCGCGCTGCAAGCGTTCGCCATAGCGTTGAGCAGTTTTGATGGCAAAATCGCGTGCGAGTAG
- the LOC120770929 gene encoding glycerophosphocholine phosphodiesterase GPCPD1-like, which translates to MFSLAKLCALCAVLSIFAGLPRAAQCDSSYYEKYYTARRFIPLKRNSLIPYNFSISLNEQPLASYELVAMVGDVKQLGAWRADKAILLNRTQDHRVWTASVALPVNTTINYRYFIAAIDNATGVVQVRRWESHINARSFQVGTVAGNRSDACGWIDPQRRELQRGWLNAGNIVQFKLFRNPLHVNETSAGNEELRFKLQPVEPCRLSAILPSAKAHTEYVRMVYGDSYLRTQPEFGVPYKPNDILIFQTTVSQLDNVAYLLKLYTTQNDNELVRLIGYQYIYPEFLKGTEGRFTINLLSPVWLNAIGSLDIQYLVIKPLPNSTVDFHTSFVEYWRSNWTALDVGHRGLGKSLKQATNAPAIIENTVASMKASTELGADLVEFDVMLTSDLVPVIYHDYYIYVCMDPKTPTSKADLTEVLIKDITYEQLKNLKTYQVVGNKIIEYPAHNNVEQEDQRLFPLFEDFLTKVNKSVGFNIEIKWPQLILNGELESVQTIDKNTYVDRILDVMLRHGCGRLSFFSSFDADICTLLRYKQNIYPIMFLSSTILGVYADPRADTLYDTINNAQAFDLAGIVPNAVHIKNDPKWIEIAAKQGKKVFLWGDELKNTETIEWFKAQAPTGVIYDRVDLWLPANKRSAFELEADLPDFFRLQCSPNQQKPVNSTIESILSNVNLL; encoded by the coding sequence ATGTTTTCGCTCGCCAAACTTTGCGCGCTCTGCGCAGTGTTAAGCATTTTCGCTGGGCTACCGCGCGCCGCGCAGTGCGATTCCTCGTACTACGAAAAGTATTACACAGCGCGCCGCTTTATACCGCTCAAGCGCAACTCGCTGATACCGTATAACTTCAGCATTTCGCTTAACGAACAACCGCTGGCCAGCTATGAGCTCGTCGCTATGGTCGGCGATGTCAAACAATTGGGCGCTTGGCGCGCCGACAAGGCGATCCTATTGAATCGCACGCAGGATCATCGCGTGTGGACGGCCAGCGTAGCGCTGCCGGTGAACACCACCATCAATTATCGCTACTTCATTGCGGCCATAGACAATGCAACTGGTGTGGTGCAGGTGCGCCGCTGGGAATCACATATCAATGCGCGCAGCTTTCAAGTGGGCACTGTTGCGGGCAATCGCAGCGATGCTTGCGGTTggatcgatccgcagcggcgtgAGCTGCAACGCGGTTGGCTGAATGCGGGCAATATTGTACAATTCAAGCTATTTCGCAATCCCTTGCATGTGAATGAAACGAGTGCGGGTAATGAGGAGTTGCGTTTCAAGTTGCAGCCGGTCGAGCCGTGTCGCTTGTCCGCTATATTGCCCTCGGCGAAGGCGCACACAGAGTATGTGCGTATGGTGTACGGTGACAGTTACTTGCGTACGCAACCGGAATTTGGTGTGCCCTACAAGCCCAACGATATATTGATATTTCAGACGACAGTGTCGCAGCTGGATAATGTCGCCTACCTGTTGAAGCTGTATACGACACAGAATGATAATGAGCTTGTGCGTTTGATAGGCTATCAGTATATATATCCGGAGTTTTTGAAAGGCACCGAAGGCCGTTTCACCATCAATCTCTTATCGCCCGTGTGGCTGAATGCTATCGGCAGTTTGGATATACAGTATTTGGTAATTAAACCCTTGCCGAACTCGACTGTTGATTTTCACACTTCTTTTGTGGAGTACTGGCGCAGCAATTGGACGGCATTGGATGTGGGACATCGTGGTTTGGGTAAGAGTTTGAAGCAGGCAACTAATGCGCCAGCAATAATTGAGAATACGGTGGCGTCTATGAAGGCCTCCACGGAGCTGGGCGCTGACTTGGTCGAATTCGATGTGATGTTAACTAGCGATTTGGTGCCAGTGATTTACCACGACTACTACATCTATGTCTGTATGGATCCCAAGACGCCCACCAGCAAAGCTGATCTCACCGAAGTACTAATCAAGGATATCACCTATGAGCAGTTAAAGAATTTGAAAACCTATCAGGTAGTGGGCAATAAAATCATCGAATATCCGGCGCACAATAATGTGGAACAAGAGGATCAACGACTCTTCCCGCTGTTCGAAGATTTCCTCACCAAAGTGAATAAGTCGGTGGGTTTCAACATTGAAATTAAATGGCCGCAGCTGATATTGAATGGTGAGCTCGAGAGCGTCCAAACTATCGATAAGAATACCTATGTGGACCGCATATTGGATGTGATGTTGCGTCACGGTTGTGGTCGTCTGAGCTTCTTCTCCAGTTTCGATGCCGACATTTGCACGTTGTTGCGTTACAAACAGAATATATATCCGATCATGTTTCTCTCATCTACCATACTCGGCGTTTATGCAGATCCACGCGCGGACACGTTGTACGACACCATTAATAATGCGCAAGCTTTCGACTTGGCCGGCATTGTGCCGAATGCTGTACACATAAAGAACGATCCAAAATGGATTGAAATAGCGGCAAAGCAGGGTAAAAAGGTCTTCCTTTGGGGTGATGAGCTCAAGAATACCGAAACGATTGAATGGTTTAAGGCGCAAGCTCCAACTGGTGTGATTTATGATCGTGTGGACTTATGGTTGCCAGCGAATAAGCGTAGCGCTTTCGAGCTCGAAGCTGATTTGCCCGATTTCTTCAGATTGCAATGTTCGCCGAATCAGCAGAAACCTGTGAACTCAACTATCGAGAGTATACTTAGTAATGTGAATTTGTTGTAG
- the LOC120770930 gene encoding putative glycerophosphocholine phosphodiesterase GPCPD1 homolog 2 → MSESSVGQLQLTVEMAGARIAEHELVGVIGNKKTLGSWSIQGAPLLERSADDYNVWTANITVPLNKWIRYRYFIGVLDEKTQTVQLRRWEVGERARELRLTQAHAQTADRFGFITPGRPKMRRAWLNVGSIVLFKLFGEALQCNAKDQLVEAGEVMQLKIEPLDAVNLLAIATSARAEIFYTTLQYGYSKLKAQPDFGIEYNARALIYQIYMLNRKNVGFLLKLFAFNGATKCVRLLAQSYLPPEALEESEGVLDVTLLSPDAAAVELAKLEIQYLIINPTLSWQVKLNTTFTQFWPDHWKGMLIGHRGLGRSFVEHNAALTPLENTVSSVKRAFEAGADMVEFDVMLTKDLVPIIYHDFYVMMCPNSSTIPSSASDIVPVPIVCLTYAELQAMQTYKVVGDSLIVCPAPETVSDADERLFPTLQEFFERTNKMLGFNMEVKWPQELHAGGSQCPQHMDKNKYMDVILDVVKQLSWGRVCIFSSFDADTCIMLRYKQNIYPVLLLLESEPLLFTDPRTHCVQPGINTTKAFDLNGIATNACLLRKHPNAMAMAERQNKWVFLWGNQLDDCATIDLYRAEGVYALICDRLDLLLACNKRSIFGTDEQLKKLFELQRSCGCR, encoded by the coding sequence ATGTCGGAAAGTTCAGTTGGACAATTGCAACTTACCGTCGAAATGGCTGGCGCACGAATCGCCGAACACGAACTGGTCGGCGTGATAGGCAATAAGAAAACGCTGGGCAGCTGGTCAATACAAGGAGCGCCGCTACTTGAACGCAGCGCTGACGACTACAATGTGTGGACTGCGAACATAACGGTACCGTTAAATAAATGGATACGCTATCGCTACTTTATCGGTGTGTTGGATGAGAAGACACAAACCGTACAACTGCGCCGTTGGGAAGTTGGCGAGCGTGCACGCGAATTACGCTTGACACAAGCGCACGCGCAAACAGCTGATCGTTTCGGTTTCATAACACCGGGAAGaccgaaaatgcggcgcgcatGGCTCAACGTCGGCAGCATCGTGTTGTTCAAATTGTTCGGCGAGGCGTTGCAGTGTAACGCGAAGGATCAGCTTGTTGAGGCGGGCGAAGTAATGCAGTTGAAAATAGAACCGCTAGACGCGGTAAACCTTCTTGCGATAGCAACATCTGCGCGCGCAGAAATTTTCTACACCACTTTGCAATATGGCTACAGTAAGCTGAAGGCTCAGCCAGACTTTGGCATCGAATACAATGCAAGAGCACTAATCTATCAGATATATATGTTGAATCGGAAAAATGTTGGTTTTCTATTGaaattgtttgcattcaatGGCGCCACCAAATGTGTGCGTCTCTTAGCGCAAAGCTATTTGCCACCCGAAGCGCTCGAGGAGAGCGAAGGTGTATTAGATGTGACATTGCTCTCGCCAGACGCGGCCGCCGTGGAGCTGGCTAAATtggaaatacaatatttgatCATAAATCCCACACTGAGTTGGCAAGTGAAGTTGAACACCACATTCACACAGTTTTGGCCCGACCACTGGAAGGGCATGCTGATTGGACATCGCGGTCTGGGACGTAGTTTTGTGGAGCATAATGCAGCGCTAACGCCACTCGAGAACACAGTCAGCTCGGTGAAGCGCGCATTTGAGGCGGGCGCCGATATGGTGGAGTTCGATGTGATGCTCACCAAAGATTTAGTACCCATAATATATCATGATTTCTATGTAATGATGTGTCCGAACTCGTCGACAATACCCAGCAGCGCCAGTGATATTGTTCCCGTACCGATTGTCTGCTTGACTTATGCCGAATTACAGGCCATGCAGACATACAAAGTGGTCGGTGATAGTTTGATAGTCTGCCCTGCGCCGGAAACGGTAAGCGATGCCGATGAGCGTCTCTTTCCGACATTGCAAGAGTTCTTCGAGAGAACCAACAAAATGCTCGGTTTCAATATGGAAGTTAAGTGGCCGCAAGAACTGCACGCCGGCGGTTCGCAGTGTCCACAGCACATGGACAAGAATAAGTATATGGACGTCATACTCGATGTGGTAAAGCAGTTGAGTTGGGGACGCGTCTGCATTTTCTCATCCTTCGATGCCGACACTTGCATTATGCTGCGTTATAAGCAAAATATCTATCCGGTTTTGCTGTTGCTCGAGTCGGAACCGTTGCTATTTACAGATCCACGTACGCATTGCGTCCAGCCGGGTATAAATACGACAAAAGCATTCGATCTCAATGGTATCGCGACCAATGCTTGCCTGCTGCGCAAACATCCGAATGCAATGGCGATGGCGGAACGTCAAAATAAGTGGGTGTTTTTGTGGGGTAATCAACTGGACGATTGCGCTACAATAGATTTGTATCGTGCTGAAGGTGTTTACGCTTTGATTTGTGATCGTCTTGATTTGTTGTTGGCCTGCAATAAGCGTAGTATTTTCGGTACAGATGAACAGCTGAAGAAACTCTTTGAGTTACAGCGCAGTTGTGGTTGCCGTTGA
- the LOC120770933 gene encoding putative glycerophosphocholine phosphodiesterase GPCPD1 homolog 2, which translates to MSEDTAIVTFKVNLTGTRIAPYEVVGVMGNQEALGEWNVQLAPRLKRSADDYSEWTAVVELSLEKLLRYRYFIAAVDKATQIVQARRWEIQERAREIKLECKEVECVDRFGCICLNKLKVRKAWLNTGHVVLFKLFFNALEFKENLPIVPEEEIRLKLEPVNPELMLPILPSARAYAQYSSMIYGGSQMKEQPDLGVVYNNNTLMFQVMMVDKAMVGYLLKLNLSNESTGCVQLLGQMYIPPEALDTSEGLLTVSFASITNGMEVARLKLKYLVINAMSDWQVKLNTTFLQYWPRRWKGLDIGHRGIGRSFIADNPAPILENTLHSMQEAYKAGADMVEFDVMLTRDLVPIIYHDFELIVCLTADSKPLTKTDLCTKSVKDFTYEELQHLVTYRIINERIVEYPSPCSVSNPAERLFPTLSEFFTTTNRFLGCNMEVKWPQAYYAGGIESIQTIDKNQYVDAILSVVKDVSWGRLCCFSSFDADICIMLRFKQNIYPVFFTVSHNVPEFLDPRTHCLHPAVNTAQAFDLNGIAPAASILENHPDAVTLANRQKKWVMLWGDKLCDRPAIEWYKKQGVHGLIYDHIESLMPVDKQNVFEKDERLQKLFKLQLSCGCR; encoded by the coding sequence ATGTCGGAAGATACAGCGATTGTGACCTTTAAAGTGAATTTGACCGGTACACGCATTGCGCCCTACGAAGTAGTCGGCGTGATGGGCAATCAGGAGGCGCTCGGCGAATGGAATgtgcaattggcgccacgtttaAAACGCTCCGCAGACGACTATAGCGAGTGGACGGCGGTAGTTGAGCTTTCGCTGGAGAAACTCTTACGCTATCGTTATTTTATCGCCGCGGTAGACAAAGCCACACAGATTGTGCAAGCACGTCGTTGGGAGATACAAGAGCGTGCGCGCGAAATCAAACTCGAGTGTAAGGAAGTGGAATGCGTCGATCGCTTCGGTTGCATTTGTCTAAATAAACTGAAAGTGCGCAAAGCTTGGCTTAACACCGGACATGTAGTGCTGTTCAAGTTGTTCTTCAATGCATTGGAGTTTAAAGAGAACTTACCCATAGTGCCGGAAGAAGAGATCAGACTCAAGCTTGAGCCTGTTAATCCGGAGTTAATGCTACCCATATTGCCATCGGCGCGCGCATATGCGCAATATTCGAGTATGATTTATGGTGGCAGTCAAATGAAAGAGCAGCCCGATTTGGGTGtggtttataataataatacattgaTGTTTCAAGTGATGATGGTGGACAAAGCGATGGTCGGTTATTTGCTGAAGTTGAATTTGTCCAACGAATCGACGGGTTGCGTACAGCTCTTGGGTCAAATGTATATACCACCCGAGGCTTTAGACACCAGCGAGGGTCTGTTGACTGTCAGTTTTGCTAGTATCACTAATGGCATGGAAGTGGCacgtttgaaattgaaatatttagttATCAACGCCATGTCGGATTGGCAGGTGAAGTTGAATACAACCTTCCTGCAGTATTGGCCGCGTCGCTGGAAGGGTCTTGACATCGGACACCGTGGTATCGGACGCAGTTTCATTGCCGACAATCCAGCGCCCATATTGGAGAACACGCTGCACTCAATGCAGGAGGCTTACAAGGCTGGCGCTGATATGGTCGAGTTCGATGTGATGCTGACTAGAGATTTGGTGCCCATCATCTATCACGACTTCGagttgattgtttgtttgaccGCTGATAGCAAACCGCTTACCAAGACGGATCTTTGCACGAAATCTGTCAAAGATTTCACCTACGAAGAGCTGCAGCATTTGGTCACTTATCGCATTATTAACGAGCGCATTGTAGAATATCCTTCGCCGTGCAGTGTTAGCAATCCCGCAGAGCGTTTGTTTCCAACTTTGTCCGAGTTTTTCACCACCACAAATCGTTTTCTCGGCTGCAATATGGAAGTGAAGTGGCCGCAAGCTTATTATGCCGGCGGCATTGAGAGCATACAGACTATCGATAAAAATCAGTATGTGGACGCCATATTGAGCGTGGTAAAGGACGTCAGTTGGGGTCGCTTGTGCTGCTTTAGTTCCTTCGATGCGGATATTTGCATCATGTTGCGTTTCAAACAGAATATTTATCCCGTCTTCTTTACGGTTTCGCATAATGTGCCGGAATTTTTGGATCCGCGCACGCACTGTCTACATCCGGCGGTTAATACCGCGCAGGCGTTCGACTTGAATGGCATTGCGCCGGCTGCGAGCATCCTTGAAAACCATCCGGACGCTGTGACGCTGGCCAATCGACAGAAGAAGTGGGTTATGCTGTGGGGTGACAAGCTGTGCGATCGCCCCGCCATCGAATGGTACAAGAAGCAGGGTGTGCATGGTTTGATCTACGATCATATAGAGTCGCTCATGCCCGTCGATAAGCAAAATGTGTTCGAAAAGGATGAACGTTTGCAGAAACTCTTCAAATTACAGCTGAGCTGCGGTTGTCGTTGA